A genomic window from Flavobacterium sp. I3-2 includes:
- a CDS encoding UvrD-helicase domain-containing protein: MDSKLKPIEQIKQIIDDNQDAEKEFKNFVLQGGAGSGKTESLKQILEYISNTYPDKKGVCITLTNVAVDEIKDRIGENKNFIVSTIHSFLNDLIKDYKKNIHEVIFEIFKVEKITRKELNAEEDEKEYKKNEHEKYKKLYGKYAGKLFTTTGEKTSKVIGKREYDKEPIKFNDDLNTEADKLNEKILEIIKSIDYNKIRYNETRYNKFKELSFGHDELLHIASLLFKKHSLLGKIVSDKFDFILIDEYQDTNEKIVDIFLNSIPKNNKTTIGFFGDSMQGIYDDGIGDVEKEIYENKLIKIKKEDNFRCSDKVIDFINRIRTDGLNQELALKNIETIEDRKGEVKLYYSIYRNKPNAFSSIEDKNNYFDTLNRLISQVSVDNPEVKKLMLTNKSISSELGFRILYQIFNDRYTEVKEEIEKTLERIQLIEIYELCSAYKNKNYNFVFVKLRKYGFELKSVKDKIRVKRFFDALLNTNQSVNRILKFAFGNKLINKSDSYKQYISNRDAYLENLKNDVRFQYLESLYFDEGNSSTKMTAKDASVSTEEFEEFEKSLKRKIFYNDLFSEKLKFSEVLNYYNYIDENNTSDYITMHKTKGSGIENVMVVMDEYFWNKYNFKSIYDNEEDSSKKSKNKKLFYVACSRTIKNLICVRLVSDEDEEKQLLDFFKEVEIKKIV; this comes from the coding sequence ATGGATAGCAAACTAAAACCAATCGAGCAAATAAAACAGATTATTGATGATAATCAAGATGCTGAAAAAGAATTTAAAAATTTTGTTTTACAAGGTGGAGCAGGAAGTGGAAAAACCGAATCTTTAAAACAAATTCTTGAATATATTTCTAACACTTATCCAGACAAAAAAGGTGTTTGTATTACATTAACAAATGTTGCAGTTGATGAAATTAAAGATAGAATTGGAGAAAATAAAAATTTCATTGTTTCTACAATACATTCTTTTTTAAACGATTTAATTAAAGATTATAAAAAAAATATTCACGAAGTAATCTTTGAAATTTTTAAAGTTGAAAAGATTACTAGAAAAGAACTAAATGCTGAAGAAGATGAAAAAGAGTATAAAAAGAATGAACACGAAAAATATAAAAAGTTATATGGAAAATATGCTGGTAAATTATTTACGACAACTGGAGAAAAAACTTCTAAAGTTATAGGTAAGAGAGAATACGATAAAGAACCAATAAAATTCAATGACGATTTAAATACTGAAGCAGATAAATTGAATGAAAAAATATTGGAGATTATTAAATCCATTGATTATAATAAAATCCGATACAATGAAACTCGTTATAATAAGTTCAAAGAACTATCTTTTGGACACGATGAGTTATTACACATTGCATCTCTTCTATTTAAAAAACATTCTTTATTGGGAAAAATTGTAAGTGACAAATTTGATTTCATACTGATTGATGAGTATCAAGATACAAATGAAAAAATAGTTGATATTTTTTTAAATTCAATCCCAAAAAATAATAAAACAACCATTGGATTCTTTGGTGATTCTATGCAAGGAATTTATGATGATGGAATAGGCGATGTAGAAAAAGAGATATATGAGAATAAATTAATCAAAATTAAAAAAGAGGATAATTTTAGATGTTCAGATAAAGTCATCGACTTTATAAATAGAATTAGAACTGATGGACTTAACCAAGAATTAGCTTTAAAAAATATTGAAACTATTGAAGATAGAAAAGGAGAAGTAAAATTATACTATTCTATTTATAGAAACAAGCCCAATGCTTTCAGTAGTATTGAAGATAAAAATAATTACTTTGACACTCTTAATAGATTAATATCCCAAGTTTCAGTCGATAATCCTGAAGTTAAAAAACTAATGTTAACCAATAAATCTATTTCAAGCGAACTAGGATTTAGGATTCTTTATCAAATATTCAATGATAGATATACAGAAGTTAAGGAAGAAATTGAGAAAACTTTAGAAAGGATTCAATTAATAGAAATATATGAACTTTGTTCTGCTTATAAAAATAAGAACTATAATTTCGTTTTTGTAAAACTAAGGAAATACGGGTTCGAATTAAAATCTGTTAAAGATAAAATAAGGGTAAAAAGATTTTTCGATGCATTATTAAATACAAATCAATCGGTTAACAGGATCTTAAAATTTGCATTTGGCAACAAATTGATAAATAAATCTGATTCATACAAGCAATACATTTCAAATAGAGATGCTTATCTCGAAAATTTAAAAAATGATGTTAGATTTCAATATTTAGAGTCTTTGTATTTTGATGAAGGAAATTCATCAACGAAAATGACAGCAAAGGATGCTTCTGTTTCTACTGAAGAGTTTGAAGAATTTGAAAAAAGTCTTAAAAGAAAAATATTCTATAATGATTTATTTTCTGAAAAATTAAAATTCTCTGAAGTCTTGAATTACTATAATTATATTGATGAAAATAATACTTCAGATTATATAACTATGCATAAAACCAAAGGTTCTGGAATTGAAAATGTCATGGTTGTAATGGACGAATATTTTTGGAACAAATACAATTTTAAAAGTATTTATGATAATGAGGAAGACTCATCAAAGAAATCAAAAAATAAAAAACTTTTCTATGTAGCCTGTTCAAGAACAATTAAGAATTTGATTTGTGTGAGATTAGTGTCTGATGAAGATGAAGAAAAACAATTATTAGATTTTTTTAAAGAAGTTGAAATTAAAAAAATAGTTTAA
- a CDS encoding HNH endonuclease: protein MQKEHILPKDFNENSIPLSGEAVIWSKKRSFLYYYNMCPEVNLFDSENGLRFAKGMASCDGDWDNERSNKFINIKNKHYTECLEYYNYIFKNKTITKRKATSRRNTITKAVRFAILERDNHMCQYCGSKATDGVKLQVDHIIPVAKGGTDSLNNLITSCIDCNQGKSDRLF from the coding sequence TTGCAAAAAGAACACATATTACCAAAGGATTTTAATGAAAACAGTATTCCTTTGAGTGGTGAAGCAGTAATCTGGAGTAAAAAGAGATCATTTTTGTATTATTATAATATGTGCCCTGAAGTTAATCTATTTGATAGTGAAAATGGACTACGATTTGCTAAAGGTATGGCCAGTTGTGATGGTGATTGGGATAATGAACGATCGAACAAATTTATAAACATTAAAAATAAACATTACACCGAGTGTCTCGAATATTACAATTACATATTTAAAAATAAAACAATTACAAAAAGAAAAGCTACTTCTAGGAGAAATACAATTACAAAAGCTGTTCGGTTTGCTATTTTAGAAAGAGATAACCACATGTGCCAGTATTGTGGATCAAAAGCAACGGATGGAGTAAAACTACAAGTAGATCATATAATACCAGTAGCTAAAGGAGGTACTGATAGTTTGAATAACCTAATTACTTCATGTATTGATTGTAATCAAGGTAAAAGTGACAGATTGTTTTAA
- a CDS encoding protein kinase domain-containing protein yields MKKLQKYKIVNKLGQGGNGFVEKVIDKKGNYFAKKTLKNTTNKKAYLRFIDEITILSKINHSNIIEIIEAHTPTIYISKNEAYYIMPIGIPLKDYIKRSNLDEQFTICEKIIDALVYLHSQDITHRDIKIENIIIVDREPQLSDFGLANFPRKERISGTNEKIGPAFTIAPEMRRISTIANYKKADVYSLAKTIYAILTKNWLTFDGQYNRFSNFSLMNNLDVKINKMRLIGVTEYNSILLLEKLLEAATHNDPEKRPTIVEFQESFSFWLKSNSNYKLRNSIEWNDALLMLFPFGITESARWTNTFDIRKVLNILFNTYDALNHSFFPISGGLDFEIAEIIKINGIDFILINNSYLMKPKELIFESMQDTKWSYFRLELQEMKPFFNKKFNHKNEEIIFIDEHNLIFEEPNDTSKELSLFLQGSFLIVQKMAIINSLNGEFDHYMGLHNKMTNDEYKLLLKDIQAHITV; encoded by the coding sequence ATGAAGAAGCTACAAAAATATAAAATTGTAAATAAATTAGGACAAGGCGGAAATGGTTTTGTGGAAAAAGTTATTGATAAAAAAGGAAATTATTTTGCAAAAAAAACTTTAAAAAACACAACAAACAAAAAAGCCTATTTGAGGTTTATTGATGAGATTACTATTTTAAGTAAAATAAATCATTCAAATATAATTGAGATAATTGAAGCCCATACACCTACTATTTATATTAGCAAGAATGAGGCCTATTATATTATGCCAATAGGCATTCCGTTAAAGGATTACATAAAAAGAAGTAACTTAGATGAACAATTTACAATCTGCGAAAAAATTATTGATGCATTAGTATATCTACATTCTCAAGATATAACACATAGAGATATAAAAATTGAAAACATCATAATAGTTGATAGAGAGCCTCAATTATCAGATTTTGGATTAGCAAATTTCCCTAGGAAAGAAAGAATTTCAGGTACAAACGAAAAAATAGGTCCGGCTTTTACTATAGCACCAGAAATGCGAAGAATATCAACTATTGCTAATTACAAAAAAGCAGATGTATATTCATTAGCAAAAACTATATATGCCATTCTGACTAAAAACTGGCTAACATTTGACGGACAATATAACAGATTTAGTAATTTTTCTTTAATGAACAATTTGGATGTTAAAATTAATAAAATGAGATTGATTGGAGTAACTGAATATAATTCTATTCTATTACTAGAAAAACTATTAGAAGCTGCTACGCATAACGATCCTGAAAAACGACCTACAATTGTGGAATTTCAAGAATCCTTTAGTTTTTGGTTAAAAAGTAATTCTAATTATAAATTAAGAAATTCTATAGAATGGAATGATGCTTTACTTATGTTATTTCCCTTTGGCATAACTGAGTCAGCTAGATGGACAAACACTTTTGATATAAGAAAGGTTTTAAATATTCTTTTTAACACATATGATGCTCTGAATCATAGTTTTTTTCCTATATCTGGTGGGCTAGATTTTGAAATTGCTGAGATTATAAAAATAAACGGGATTGATTTTATTTTAATAAATAATTCCTATTTAATGAAACCTAAAGAACTAATATTTGAATCGATGCAAGATACAAAATGGAGTTATTTTAGATTGGAATTACAAGAAATGAAACCTTTTTTCAATAAAAAATTTAATCATAAAAATGAGGAAATAATTTTTATTGATGAGCATAACTTAATTTTTGAAGAACCAAACGATACTAGTAAAGAATTATCATTGTTTTTACAAGGATCATTTTTAATTGTACAGAAAATGGCAATAATCAATAGTTTAAATGGTGAATTTGACCATTACATGGGATTACATAATAAAATGACTAATGATGAATACAAATTGTTACTTAAAGATATACAAGCTCATATAACTGTATAA
- a CDS encoding SLATT domain-containing protein — MSKQEETKSIFAGSKQYLEKSFLEELNYKIWSTKGARFEADKRLTIISKMSNISLSILSAYLIIAGLISVYNIHSAINLDLINYVVTALSIILLVLSQHENSQNYYLRAKDFHNCGLELSVLYNKLRAFKTLENPTEEDKNSFAKKLAKEYQAILSKYENHIAIDYDNFKASHTEYFKELTEKQLKRIKRKNFWLRYGWYTLIISFTPILIIIVCFI; from the coding sequence ATGTCTAAACAAGAAGAAACTAAATCAATTTTTGCAGGATCAAAACAATATTTAGAAAAAAGTTTTCTTGAAGAATTGAATTATAAAATATGGTCAACCAAAGGTGCTAGATTTGAAGCTGATAAGAGATTGACTATAATTTCTAAGATGTCTAACATTAGCTTATCTATTTTATCAGCTTATTTGATTATTGCTGGATTAATTTCTGTATATAACATACATTCAGCTATTAATTTGGATTTAATCAATTATGTGGTTACAGCTCTAAGCATCATATTACTAGTACTATCTCAACATGAAAATTCTCAAAATTATTATTTAAGAGCTAAAGACTTTCATAATTGTGGGTTGGAATTAAGTGTTTTGTACAATAAACTGAGAGCATTTAAAACTTTGGAAAATCCAACTGAAGAGGATAAGAATAGTTTTGCTAAAAAACTTGCTAAGGAATATCAAGCCATATTGAGTAAATATGAAAATCATATTGCTATAGATTATGATAATTTTAAAGCAAGCCATACAGAATATTTTAAAGAACTCACTGAAAAACAATTAAAGAGAATTAAAAGAAAAAACTTTTGGTTAAGGTATGGGTGGTATACTTTAATAATTAGCTTTACTCCTATTTTAATAATAATAGTTTGCTTTATTTAA
- a CDS encoding IS3 family transposase, with amino-acid sequence MSSYYKWKKRSISKKALKKNKLKQKIKTLYFEFKQRYGSPRITAELQALGYRISRVTVAKYMKELGLKSKLSKKFKVTTNSKHNYLIAENVLDRDFKATRISQKWVSDITYIQTKDGFLYLTTIIDLYDRKLIGWSLSNTMSADDTSLAAFRMAIKNRPIEKGLIFHSDQGVQYATKKFTNILASYGVIRSMSRKGNCWDNAVAESFFKSLKTELIYRNKLIFKKQMESEIFQYIEIWYNRKRRHSSLNYKTIEEFNNQNKIYKNVA; translated from the coding sequence ATATCCAGTTATTATAAATGGAAAAAGAGATCCATTTCAAAGAAAGCATTGAAAAAGAATAAACTAAAGCAAAAAATCAAAACACTTTATTTTGAATTCAAACAACGCTATGGAAGTCCAAGAATTACAGCAGAATTACAGGCTTTAGGATATCGAATATCTCGTGTAACCGTTGCCAAATATATGAAAGAGCTTGGCTTGAAAAGTAAATTAAGCAAGAAATTCAAAGTTACAACCAACTCGAAACACAATTACTTGATTGCAGAAAATGTACTTGATAGAGATTTTAAAGCCACTCGAATTAGTCAAAAATGGGTGTCCGATATCACTTATATCCAAACAAAAGATGGGTTTCTGTATCTAACAACCATTATTGATTTGTACGATAGAAAATTAATTGGCTGGAGTTTAAGTAATACGATGAGTGCCGATGATACATCACTAGCTGCCTTTCGAATGGCAATAAAAAACAGACCAATTGAAAAAGGATTGATTTTTCATTCTGATCAAGGGGTACAATATGCTACAAAGAAATTCACCAATATTTTAGCATCTTATGGAGTAATCAGAAGTATGTCTCGCAAGGGAAATTGTTGGGACAATGCAGTAGCCGAGAGCTTTTTTAAATCTCTAAAAACAGAATTAATTTATAGAAATAAGCTGATTTTCAAAAAACAAATGGAAAGCGAAATATTTCAATACATTGAAATTTGGTACAACAGAAAAAGAAGGCATAGCTCATTGAATTACAAAACAATTGAAGAATTTAATAATCAAAACAAAATTTATAAAAATGTAGCTTAA
- a CDS encoding IS3 family transposase (programmed frameshift): protein MKQGRKIYDTAFKIRAVELSNDRNNLSELARELGIKVSLLYKWRKEYQQFGTGSFPGNGNLKLTPEQERIHELEKKLKDAELERDILKKGNQHFLQERSMKYRFIKNHERQFPIEKMCSILKISSRGYYKWKKRSISKKALKKNKLKQKIKTLYFEFKQRYGSPRITAELQALGYRISRVTVAKYMKELGLKSKLSKKFKVTTNSKHNYLIAENVLDRDFKATRISQKWVSDITYIQTKDGFLYLTTIIDLYDRKLIGWSLSNTMSADDTSLAAFRMAIKNRPIEKGLIFHSDQGVQYATKKFTNILASYGVIRSMSRKGNCWDNAVAESFFKSLKTELIYRNKLIFKKQMESEIFQYIEIWYNRKRRHSSLNYKTIEEFNNQNKIYKNVA, encoded by the exons ATGAAACAAGGACGAAAAATCTATGATACCGCTTTTAAAATAAGAGCAGTAGAATTAAGTAATGATAGAAATAATTTATCAGAGCTAGCGCGAGAGCTTGGTATAAAAGTTTCTTTGCTTTATAAATGGCGAAAGGAATATCAGCAATTTGGTACGGGTAGTTTTCCTGGCAACGGAAATTTAAAACTTACTCCCGAACAAGAACGTATTCACGAATTGGAAAAAAAACTCAAAGATGCCGAGTTAGAGCGCGATATATTAAAAAAAG GCAATCAGCATTTTCTCCAAGAGCGATCGATGAAATACAGATTCATTAAGAATCATGAACGGCAATTTCCGATTGAGAAAATGTGTTCCATCTTAAAAATCAGTTCTAGAGGTTATTATAAATGGAAAAAGAGATCCATTTCAAAGAAAGCATTGAAAAAGAATAAACTAAAGCAAAAAATCAAAACACTTTATTTTGAATTCAAACAACGCTATGGAAGTCCAAGAATTACAGCAGAATTACAGGCTTTAGGATATCGAATATCTCGTGTAACCGTTGCCAAATATATGAAAGAGCTTGGCTTGAAAAGTAAATTAAGCAAGAAATTCAAAGTTACAACCAACTCGAAACACAATTACTTGATTGCAGAAAATGTACTTGATAGAGATTTTAAAGCCACTCGAATTAGTCAAAAATGGGTGTCCGATATCACTTATATCCAAACAAAAGATGGGTTTCTGTATCTAACAACCATTATTGATTTGTACGATAGAAAATTAATTGGCTGGAGTTTAAGTAATACGATGAGTGCCGATGATACATCACTAGCTGCCTTTCGAATGGCAATAAAAAACAGACCAATTGAAAAAGGATTGATTTTTCATTCTGATCAAGGGGTACAATATGCTACAAAGAAATTCACCAATATTTTAGCATCTTATGGAGTAATCAGAAGTATGTCTCGCAAGGGAAATTGTTGGGACAATGCAGTAGCCGAGAGCTTTTTTAAATCTCTAAAAACAGAATTAATTTATAGAAATAAGCTGATTTTCAAAAAACAAATGGAAAGCGAAATATTTCAATACATTGAAATTTGGTACAACAGAAAAAGAAGGCATAGCTCATTGAATTACAAAACAATTGAAGAATTTAATAATCAAAACAAAATTTATAAAAATGTAGCTTAA
- a CDS encoding transposase: MKQGRKIYDTAFKIRAVELSNDRNNLSELARELGIKVSLLYKWRKEYQQFGTGSFPGNGNLKLTPEQERIHELEKKLKDAELERDILKKAISIFSKSDR; encoded by the coding sequence ATGAAACAAGGACGAAAAATCTATGATACCGCTTTTAAAATAAGAGCAGTAGAATTAAGTAATGATAGAAATAATTTATCAGAGCTAGCGCGAGAGCTTGGTATAAAAGTTTCTTTGCTTTATAAATGGCGAAAGGAATATCAGCAATTTGGTACGGGTAGTTTTCCTGGCAACGGAAATTTAAAACTTACTCCCGAACAAGAACGTATTCACGAATTGGAAAAAAAACTCAAAGATGCCGAGTTAGAGCGCGATATATTAAAAAAAGCAATCAGCATTTTCTCCAAGAGCGATCGATGA
- a CDS encoding DUF4433 domain-containing protein: protein MPIGDSSIITTRAGKALKNGKLLGDYIPFYFGYRFPMLYVIQWGHNGVKQTLAEDIVYCVTTVEEIVHSNIPFIFTDGHAIDSFSTQYTKDRINEIEHLLDWDAIQDIYWHDENDLDKKRRKEAELLLENDLPTNHILGYICYNEKAKSKLVHFGIEEKKIVVRPNYYFSV from the coding sequence ATTCCAATTGGAGATTCTTCTATTATTACAACCAGAGCTGGTAAAGCTTTAAAAAATGGTAAACTATTAGGAGATTATATCCCCTTTTACTTTGGCTATCGTTTTCCGATGCTATACGTTATTCAATGGGGACATAATGGTGTAAAACAAACTTTAGCAGAAGATATAGTTTACTGTGTAACTACGGTTGAAGAAATAGTACATTCGAATATTCCTTTTATTTTCACAGACGGTCATGCCATAGACTCCTTCTCTACCCAATATACTAAAGATCGTATAAATGAAATTGAGCACTTATTAGACTGGGACGCTATACAAGATATCTATTGGCATGATGAAAACGATTTGGATAAAAAAAGAAGAAAAGAAGCAGAATTGCTATTAGAAAATGATTTACCAACTAATCATATTTTAGGTTATATTTGCTATAACGAAAAGGCAAAATCAAAATTAGTACATTTTGGTATTGAAGAAAAAAAGATTGTAGTTAGACCCAATTATTATTTTTCAGTATGA
- a CDS encoding macro domain-containing protein, which yields MIHFIVGNLLESNAQALVNTVNTDGVMGKGIALQFKNQFPNNFKAYAKACKNGTIGIGNSFVYEEETLLNGSKLIINFPTKTSWRKPSEYEYITNGLANLIDIIKKYQIQSIAIPPLGAGNGGLDWNQVKNLLIDYLQDLECEIYIYEPNTAIKEILKKERVALTPARAMLLAMLYDLVKNGEFISEFSAEKIAYFLQKFGAKDEFKLEFKKHFYGPYSGKVKHVLYYLNGSYITGYSSKDKKPFDNLGIITEAEEEITAYLNLPEHSKYLEIVNKTKSFLRGFYSNFGLELLSTVDFIKETENIHDNQLIKHTIENWSDRKRTLFTTKPQFIDIALKNLNSI from the coding sequence ATGATACATTTTATAGTAGGTAATTTATTAGAAAGTAATGCGCAGGCATTAGTAAATACCGTTAATACTGATGGTGTTATGGGTAAAGGAATTGCATTGCAGTTTAAAAACCAATTTCCTAACAATTTTAAAGCCTACGCAAAAGCTTGTAAAAACGGTACTATTGGCATTGGAAATTCTTTCGTTTATGAAGAAGAAACCTTACTTAATGGTTCTAAATTAATTATAAATTTTCCTACAAAAACTTCTTGGAGAAAGCCTTCTGAATACGAATATATTACTAATGGATTAGCAAACTTAATAGATATTATTAAAAAATATCAGATTCAATCGATAGCTATACCACCTTTAGGAGCTGGTAATGGAGGTTTAGATTGGAACCAAGTGAAGAATTTACTTATTGACTATTTACAAGATTTAGAGTGTGAAATTTACATTTACGAACCGAACACTGCGATAAAAGAGATACTTAAAAAAGAGCGTGTTGCTTTAACACCTGCAAGAGCGATGCTGTTGGCTATGCTTTACGATTTGGTAAAGAACGGTGAATTTATTTCAGAGTTTTCGGCAGAGAAAATTGCATATTTCTTACAAAAATTCGGAGCTAAAGATGAATTTAAACTGGAATTTAAAAAACATTTCTACGGACCATATTCTGGAAAAGTAAAACATGTGCTGTATTATTTAAATGGTAGTTATATTACCGGATACAGCTCTAAAGACAAAAAGCCATTTGATAACCTAGGGATTATCACAGAGGCAGAAGAAGAAATTACCGCTTATTTGAACTTACCTGAGCATAGCAAATACTTAGAAATTGTAAATAAAACCAAGTCCTTTCTACGTGGCTTTTATTCGAACTTTGGATTGGAACTATTATCTACTGTTGATTTTATAAAAGAAACAGAAAATATCCATGATAATCAGCTCATTAAACACACCATTGAAAATTGGAGTGATAGAAAACGTACCTTGTTTACTACAAAACCACAATTTATTGATATAGCTTTGAAGAACTTAAATTCTATTTAA